In Papaver somniferum cultivar HN1 chromosome 1, ASM357369v1, whole genome shotgun sequence, a genomic segment contains:
- the LOC113295306 gene encoding copper-transporting ATPase RAN1-like isoform X1 codes for MAPSLRDLQLTSISGHRNTSSTAVVVAAEDSDDLEDVRLLDSYDRDDYNNVEEEEEGMKRIQVRVSGMTCAACSNSVESALLGIHGVLKASVALLQNRADIVFDPKIVQDEDIKGAIEDAGFDAEILQESISISLKSQETLTGQFRIGGMTCAACVNSVESILRELPGVKRAVVALATSLGEVEYDSAFINKDAIIEAIEDAGFEASFVQSSEQDKILLTVSGISSEIDAQLVESIVGNMKGVRAFRLDRILLDLEVLFDPEVIGSRSVVDGIVAGGNGRFKVNVRNPYTTIKSGGTEESSNMFRLFTSSLCLSIPVFLIRVLCPRVPFLYSWILWRCGPFLMGDWLKWALVTIVQFVIGKRFYVAAARALRNRSTNMDVLVALGTSASYFYSVGALLYGALTGFWSTTYFETSAMLITFVLLGKYLEILAKGKTSDAIKKLVELTPATAMLVIKDAGGNLVEEREIDALLIQPGDILKVLPGSKVPADGFVVWGSSYVDESMVTGESLPILKEINSSVIGGTINLHGALHIQATKVGSNTVLSQIICLVETAQMSKAPVQKFADFVASIFVPTVVALSFLTLVSWYIFGALGAYPDDWLPENGNHFVFALMFSISVVVIACPCALGLATPTAVMVATGVGANNGVLIKGGDALERAQMVKYVVFDKTGTLTQGRATVSQVKVFSGMDRGEFLTLVASAEASSEHPLAKAIVDYARHFHFFDDPSAAKDSKSLKKESKPSGWLLDVHDFSALPGRGVQCFISGQRVLVGNRKLLTESGVTISTEVERFVVELEESAKTGILVAYDETLIGVLGVADPLKREAAVVIEGLMKMGVKPIMVTGDNLRTAMAVAKEVGIVDVRAEVLPAGKADVIRSFQKDGSIVAMVGDGINDSPALAAADVGMAIGAGTDIAIEAADYVLMRNNLEDVITAIDLSRQTFFRIRLNYIFAMAYNVIAIPVAAGVFFPLVRITLPPWVAGACMALSSVSVVCSSLLLRRYKKPRLTTILEITVE; via the exons ATGGCGCCGAGTCTCAGAGACCTTCAACTAACTTCAATATCAGGTCACCGGAATACTTCATCAACGGCTGTTGTTGTTGCCGCAGAAGATTCTGATGACCTTGAAGATGTTAGATTATTAGATTCTTATGACAGAGATGATTATAacaatgttgaagaagaagaagaagggatgAAAAGAATACAGGTTCGAGTAAGTGGTATGACATGTGCAGCTTGTTCAAATTCAGTCGAATCTGCTCTTCTCGGTATTCATGGTGTTCTTAAAGCTTCTGTTGCTTTGCTTCAAAACAGGGCTGATATTGTTTTTGATCCTAAAATTGTCCAG GATGAAGATATAAAGGGTGCAATTGAAGATGCAGGCTTTGATGCTGAGATCCTTCAGGAATCGATATCTATTAGTTTGAAGTCACAAGAGACCTTAACTGGACAGTTCAGAATAGGTGGCATGACATGTGCAGCATGCGTGAACTCTGTCGAAAGTATTTTAAGAGAGTTACCGGGTGTTAAAAGAGCAGTGGTTGCCTTGGCGACCTCTTTAGGGGAGGTTGAATATGATTCAGCATTCATTAATAAGGATGCTATCATAGAGGCGATTGAAGATGCTGGTTTTGAAGCTTCTTTTGTTCAGAGCAGCGAACAGGATAAGATCTTATTGACAGTATCCGGAATCTCCAGTGAAATTGATGCACAGCTTGTGGAAAGCATAGTTGGCAACATGAAAGGGGTCAGAGCCTTCCGTCTTGACAGGATTCTCTTAGATTTAGAAGTCCTCTTTGATCCTGAAGTCATAGGTTCAAGATCCGTGGTTGATGGAATTGTTGCTGGAGGCAATGGAAGATTTAAAGTAAATGTCAGAAACCCTTACACAACAATAAAGTCAGGTGGCACAGAAGAATCTTCAAATATGTTTAGGCTTTTCACCTCCAGTCTGTGTTTAAGC ATCCCAGTCTTTCTCATACGTGTTCTCTGTCCCCGCGTACCTTTTCTTTACTCTTGGATACTATGGAGATGTGGTCCCTTTCTAATGGGTGATTGGTTAAAGTGGGCGTTGGTGACAATCGTACAGTTTGTTATTGGGAAACGATTCTATGTCGCAGCAGCCAGGGCACTGCGGAATAGGTCAACAAACATGGATGTTTTGGTCGCCCTGGGGACTTCAGCCTCTTACTTCTACTCTGTTGGGGCACTATTATATGGTGCTTTAACTGGTTTCTGGTCTACGACATATTTTGAGACAAGTGCGATGCTTATAACATTTGTGCTGCTGGGAAAGTATTTGGAAATTCTTGCAAAGGGTAAGACATCTGATGCTATCAAAAAGTTAGTAGAACTTACACCTGCAACGGCAATGCTAGTTATCAAAGATGCAg GAGGGAATCTTGTTGAAGAAAGGGAAATAGACGCATTGCTAATACAGCCAGGAGACATATTAAAAGTTCTTCCTGGTTCGAAAGTTCCTGCTGATGGCTTTGTTGTTTGGGGTTCAAGTTATGTTGATGAGAGTATGGTTACTGGTGAATCGTTACCCATTCTGAAGGAGATAAACTCGTCAGTAATAGGAGGTACTATTAATTTACACGGTGCTCTTCACATACAAGCCACAAAAGTCGGGTCTAATACTGTTTTGAGCCAAATTATTTGTCTGGTTGAGACAGCCCAAATGTCCAAAGCTCCTGTTCAGAAATTTGCTGACTTT GTTGCTAGCATTTTTGTCCCCACAGTTGTCGCATTGTCATTCTTGACATTGGTTAGTTG GTATATCTTTGGAGCATTAGGAGCATACCCAGATGACTGGTTACCTGAAAATGGCAATCATTTTGTCTTTGCCCTcatgttttcaatatcagttgtAGTCATTGCATGCCCTTGTGCACTTGGACTGGCAACACCAACTGCTGTGATGGTTGCAACAGGTGTTGGTGCCAACAATGGTGTCCTTATAAAAGGAGGAGATGCTTTGGAAAGGGCTCAGATGGTCAAGTATGTGGTGTTCGATAAAACAGGTACCCTTACACAAGGAAGGGCCACCGTTTCACAAGTAAAAGTATTTTCAGGAATGGATCGTGGGGAATTCCTTACTTTGGTTGCATCTGCAGAG GCTAGCAGTGAGCATCCACTGGCCAAAGCTATCGTGGACTATGCACGGCATTTTCATTTCTTTGATGATCCTTCTGCGGCGAAGGACTCAAAAAGTCTGAAGAAAGAATCTAAGCCGTCTGGTTGGCTTCTTGATGTGCATGACTTCTCTGCTTTGCCCGGTAGAGGTGTACAATGCTTTATAAGTGGGCAAAGGGTTTTG GTAGGTAACAGGAAGCTGTTGACTGAAAGTGGGGTCACCATATCAACTGAAGTTGAAAGATTCGTTGTCGAGTTAGAAGAAAGTGCAAAAACGGGGATACTTGTGGCATATGATGAAACTCTTATTGGAGTTTTAGGAGTAGCGGATCCCCTGAAGAGAGAAGCAGCTGTAGTCATCGAAGGACTAATGAAAATGGGTGTCAAACCTATAATGGTTACAGGGGATAATCTGAGAACAGCAATGGCTGTTGCTAAAGAG GTTGGTATTGTTGATGTGAGAGCAGAGGTTTTGCCTGCAGGAAAAGCTGATGTCATCCGTTCATTTCAAAAGGATGGTAGTATTGTTGCAATGGTCGGTGATGGTATCAACGACTCCCCTGCCCTAGCAGCCGCTGATGTTGGAATGGCAATTGGTGCAGGGACAGATATTGCCATAGAGGCAGCAGATTATGTACTGATGAGAAATAACCTCGAGGATGTAATCACAGCCATCGATTTATCAAGGCAGACCTTCTTCCGTATACGATTGAATTACATATTTGCTATGGCATACAATGTAATTGCAATTCCAGTCGCAGCTGGAGTTTTCTTCCCACTCGTTAGGATTACGTTGCCACCGTGGGTAGCTGGAGCATGCATGGCTCTCTCATCTGTAAGTGTAGTTTGCTCATCTTTGCTTTTGAGGAGATACAAAAAACCTAGGCTTACCACTATATTAGAAATAACTGTAGAATAG
- the LOC113295306 gene encoding copper-transporting ATPase RAN1-like isoform X2, whose product MDEDIKGAIEDAGFDAEILQESISISLKSQETLTGQFRIGGMTCAACVNSVESILRELPGVKRAVVALATSLGEVEYDSAFINKDAIIEAIEDAGFEASFVQSSEQDKILLTVSGISSEIDAQLVESIVGNMKGVRAFRLDRILLDLEVLFDPEVIGSRSVVDGIVAGGNGRFKVNVRNPYTTIKSGGTEESSNMFRLFTSSLCLSIPVFLIRVLCPRVPFLYSWILWRCGPFLMGDWLKWALVTIVQFVIGKRFYVAAARALRNRSTNMDVLVALGTSASYFYSVGALLYGALTGFWSTTYFETSAMLITFVLLGKYLEILAKGKTSDAIKKLVELTPATAMLVIKDAGGNLVEEREIDALLIQPGDILKVLPGSKVPADGFVVWGSSYVDESMVTGESLPILKEINSSVIGGTINLHGALHIQATKVGSNTVLSQIICLVETAQMSKAPVQKFADFVASIFVPTVVALSFLTLVSWYIFGALGAYPDDWLPENGNHFVFALMFSISVVVIACPCALGLATPTAVMVATGVGANNGVLIKGGDALERAQMVKYVVFDKTGTLTQGRATVSQVKVFSGMDRGEFLTLVASAEASSEHPLAKAIVDYARHFHFFDDPSAAKDSKSLKKESKPSGWLLDVHDFSALPGRGVQCFISGQRVLVGNRKLLTESGVTISTEVERFVVELEESAKTGILVAYDETLIGVLGVADPLKREAAVVIEGLMKMGVKPIMVTGDNLRTAMAVAKEVGIVDVRAEVLPAGKADVIRSFQKDGSIVAMVGDGINDSPALAAADVGMAIGAGTDIAIEAADYVLMRNNLEDVITAIDLSRQTFFRIRLNYIFAMAYNVIAIPVAAGVFFPLVRITLPPWVAGACMALSSVSVVCSSLLLRRYKKPRLTTILEITVE is encoded by the exons ATG GATGAAGATATAAAGGGTGCAATTGAAGATGCAGGCTTTGATGCTGAGATCCTTCAGGAATCGATATCTATTAGTTTGAAGTCACAAGAGACCTTAACTGGACAGTTCAGAATAGGTGGCATGACATGTGCAGCATGCGTGAACTCTGTCGAAAGTATTTTAAGAGAGTTACCGGGTGTTAAAAGAGCAGTGGTTGCCTTGGCGACCTCTTTAGGGGAGGTTGAATATGATTCAGCATTCATTAATAAGGATGCTATCATAGAGGCGATTGAAGATGCTGGTTTTGAAGCTTCTTTTGTTCAGAGCAGCGAACAGGATAAGATCTTATTGACAGTATCCGGAATCTCCAGTGAAATTGATGCACAGCTTGTGGAAAGCATAGTTGGCAACATGAAAGGGGTCAGAGCCTTCCGTCTTGACAGGATTCTCTTAGATTTAGAAGTCCTCTTTGATCCTGAAGTCATAGGTTCAAGATCCGTGGTTGATGGAATTGTTGCTGGAGGCAATGGAAGATTTAAAGTAAATGTCAGAAACCCTTACACAACAATAAAGTCAGGTGGCACAGAAGAATCTTCAAATATGTTTAGGCTTTTCACCTCCAGTCTGTGTTTAAGC ATCCCAGTCTTTCTCATACGTGTTCTCTGTCCCCGCGTACCTTTTCTTTACTCTTGGATACTATGGAGATGTGGTCCCTTTCTAATGGGTGATTGGTTAAAGTGGGCGTTGGTGACAATCGTACAGTTTGTTATTGGGAAACGATTCTATGTCGCAGCAGCCAGGGCACTGCGGAATAGGTCAACAAACATGGATGTTTTGGTCGCCCTGGGGACTTCAGCCTCTTACTTCTACTCTGTTGGGGCACTATTATATGGTGCTTTAACTGGTTTCTGGTCTACGACATATTTTGAGACAAGTGCGATGCTTATAACATTTGTGCTGCTGGGAAAGTATTTGGAAATTCTTGCAAAGGGTAAGACATCTGATGCTATCAAAAAGTTAGTAGAACTTACACCTGCAACGGCAATGCTAGTTATCAAAGATGCAg GAGGGAATCTTGTTGAAGAAAGGGAAATAGACGCATTGCTAATACAGCCAGGAGACATATTAAAAGTTCTTCCTGGTTCGAAAGTTCCTGCTGATGGCTTTGTTGTTTGGGGTTCAAGTTATGTTGATGAGAGTATGGTTACTGGTGAATCGTTACCCATTCTGAAGGAGATAAACTCGTCAGTAATAGGAGGTACTATTAATTTACACGGTGCTCTTCACATACAAGCCACAAAAGTCGGGTCTAATACTGTTTTGAGCCAAATTATTTGTCTGGTTGAGACAGCCCAAATGTCCAAAGCTCCTGTTCAGAAATTTGCTGACTTT GTTGCTAGCATTTTTGTCCCCACAGTTGTCGCATTGTCATTCTTGACATTGGTTAGTTG GTATATCTTTGGAGCATTAGGAGCATACCCAGATGACTGGTTACCTGAAAATGGCAATCATTTTGTCTTTGCCCTcatgttttcaatatcagttgtAGTCATTGCATGCCCTTGTGCACTTGGACTGGCAACACCAACTGCTGTGATGGTTGCAACAGGTGTTGGTGCCAACAATGGTGTCCTTATAAAAGGAGGAGATGCTTTGGAAAGGGCTCAGATGGTCAAGTATGTGGTGTTCGATAAAACAGGTACCCTTACACAAGGAAGGGCCACCGTTTCACAAGTAAAAGTATTTTCAGGAATGGATCGTGGGGAATTCCTTACTTTGGTTGCATCTGCAGAG GCTAGCAGTGAGCATCCACTGGCCAAAGCTATCGTGGACTATGCACGGCATTTTCATTTCTTTGATGATCCTTCTGCGGCGAAGGACTCAAAAAGTCTGAAGAAAGAATCTAAGCCGTCTGGTTGGCTTCTTGATGTGCATGACTTCTCTGCTTTGCCCGGTAGAGGTGTACAATGCTTTATAAGTGGGCAAAGGGTTTTG GTAGGTAACAGGAAGCTGTTGACTGAAAGTGGGGTCACCATATCAACTGAAGTTGAAAGATTCGTTGTCGAGTTAGAAGAAAGTGCAAAAACGGGGATACTTGTGGCATATGATGAAACTCTTATTGGAGTTTTAGGAGTAGCGGATCCCCTGAAGAGAGAAGCAGCTGTAGTCATCGAAGGACTAATGAAAATGGGTGTCAAACCTATAATGGTTACAGGGGATAATCTGAGAACAGCAATGGCTGTTGCTAAAGAG GTTGGTATTGTTGATGTGAGAGCAGAGGTTTTGCCTGCAGGAAAAGCTGATGTCATCCGTTCATTTCAAAAGGATGGTAGTATTGTTGCAATGGTCGGTGATGGTATCAACGACTCCCCTGCCCTAGCAGCCGCTGATGTTGGAATGGCAATTGGTGCAGGGACAGATATTGCCATAGAGGCAGCAGATTATGTACTGATGAGAAATAACCTCGAGGATGTAATCACAGCCATCGATTTATCAAGGCAGACCTTCTTCCGTATACGATTGAATTACATATTTGCTATGGCATACAATGTAATTGCAATTCCAGTCGCAGCTGGAGTTTTCTTCCCACTCGTTAGGATTACGTTGCCACCGTGGGTAGCTGGAGCATGCATGGCTCTCTCATCTGTAAGTGTAGTTTGCTCATCTTTGCTTTTGAGGAGATACAAAAAACCTAGGCTTACCACTATATTAGAAATAACTGTAGAATAG